In Fimbriimonadaceae bacterium, the genomic window GACTTGAACCGGCCACCGCCCGGCGTATTCAAATCCAGCCCATTGTTCCGGGCCCGGGTACTGATTTGGGATGCGGCGACATGGCAGTTGTTGCAGCCTCGGGAGATGTTCGGAAATCCTTGAATCGGTTGAAACAACCGCAGGCCAAGGAACTCCTTGGGAGTCAGAGTCTGCTGGAAGTGGGCCTGACCATTGGCATCGAACGCAGAGTCCCACTTGGTGCGGTAGGAAACCATCGACCGAACGAATTGGGCCAGTGCCCGCGAAATCCGTTCGGCAGTCACATCGGTGGATCCGAAAGCATCGTTAAACAGCTTCCCGTAAAACGGGGTGGTGCGGATCCGCTGAATCGCCTCTGGCAGAGTCAAATCCATCTCGATAGCGTTCTGAATTGGCTGAAGCACCTGGGCTTCCAAGGTTGGAGCACGCTCATCCCAGACGAACCGGCCGTTTGGATAGTAACGCGCACTGGAAAGCCCGGGCGCATGCCGGTCCGTTAGCGCGCCGTTCAGGCCCTTGCTGAATCGATTGGGGTCGGAGAATCCATGCTTCTGCTGGTGGCACGATCCGCACGAGACCGTGCGGTTTCGGGAAAGCTGCTTGTCGTAGAAAAGCACGCGCCCAAGCGTGGCCCCTTCATTGGTGATCGGGTTGTTCGGCGGAGTGTTGTCGGCAAAGTCCACGTTGCCCGGCGTGTTTGGATCCACGATATGGCGCGGGTACCCAACATCCGGATCAGCGTACTTGTAGGGAATATCCGGCAAGATCGGCTTGCCCGAAAGCTGAAAGCCGGACCGACACCAGTGCCCACGGCGTCACGGCACGGCTAAGCATCAAGATCCGTTGTCCAGTCTTCATAGCGGTTCCTCTCAGGGAAGGGTCTCCCTGCCCCCATTTTCATCCTCGCTTATTTGGAAATCATGAGGAACGGTGGCCGGCAGCGACTAACCTTAGCAGGTGTTGACCGCAATCTCCCTTGTCCTCACGACGATTCCATTCACGAACATCACAGCAGAGTTAAAGATCCAGCTCGCCAACGACGCCGCCTGCTGGGTAGATGTGGACGCGGACGGCTGGACCGACCTGGTGTGCGGCGGGGTGGTTTGGCGCAGCGAGCAGGGTAAGTCCTTCGAACGCCTCACTGAAGGTTTGGGCTCGGTTGTCGCGGCGGACTACGATAACGACGGATATCCAGACCTCTTCTCTTACTCACGGCAGAAGCTGTATCGCAATCTGAAGGGCAAGAAGTTTGAAGCGGTACAGCTGCCGGACCTTCCCGCCACGGTCTCGCGAGGCGCCTGCTGGGCCGACCTCGATGCCGATGCCTTTGTCGACCTCTTCGTCGGCGGGTTCGAAGACTGGGAGCGGCAAATCACCTACCCAAGCTTCATCCTCAAGAACCAATCGGGAAAAAGCTTTCAGTTGGTTTGGCAAGAGTCTAAATACCGAACGAGGGGGGTAACCGCATGCGACTTCGATCGGGACGGGCTTGCCGAAGTCTATGTCTCCAACTACCGGCTGCAGCCAAACCAGCTATGGAATCGCAGCAAGGCGGGAGTCATGCGGGATCTCGCCCCCGATCGCAACGCCGTCGCCACATCGGAAGGCTTTTCTGGCGGCCATTCGATCGGGGCGGCTTGGGGCGACTTTGATGGCGACGGTGAGATCGATCTTTTTGCCGGAAACTTCGCCCACGTTGACGATCGGGGCGACCAGCCGAAGTCGCGTTTCCTGCACAACAAGGGCGCCAAGGGCGGCTGCCGTTTCGATGACAAGGGCACCTGTGGGGTCTGGTACCAGGAGTCCTATGCCTCTCCGGCTGCCGGCGACGCTGACAACGACGGCGACCTGGACCTGTTCTTTACGACCGTCTACGGGACGGCCTCATTCAACCGGCCCAACTACCCGGTGCTGTTCCAGAACGAAGGCGCATTCAAGTTCACCGACGCGACCGAAGGGAGTGGCCTCGAAAAGCTTCCGCCGACCTACCAAGCCGCCTTCGCCGATCTTCGCAACGATGGCCGGCTGTGCCTGGCCACGGCCGGTTCGCTCTTCGCCTCCAAGTCTCCGGCGAAGCATTGGCTCGGCGTGCGTCTGGAAGGCGATGGCAAGAAAGTGAACCGCAGCGCGATCGGTGCGCAAGTACGAATCAAAGTGGGAAGCAGAGTTGTGACTCGCCAGGTCGAGGCCGGAACCGGGGAAGGCAATCAGAATGACCTTCGCCTGCACGTTGGGCTGGGTGACAATGTAGGGCCGGTGGATCTGGACATCCTGTGGCCCGGCGGATTCCGACAGACCGTCAAATCGGTCCGATCGAACCGAATTGTTACCGTCAAGTTTCGGCGCTAAGTCGGGCACCGTTACCAACAAAGAGAGAGGAGCCCCATTTCGGGGCTCCGGAGGGGTTTACGGATGTTAAGGAATTAGGACGGTGTCGATCACGTGGATGACCCCGTTGCCGCACAGAATGTCGGTTTTGATGACTTTCGAGTGGTTCACGGTGACGCCCTTCTTGTTCTCGATCTTCACCGACTTTCCGCCAAGTGTCTTGATGGACGAGCCGTTCTTGAGGCTCACGACATCGGCAGCGACGAACTTGCCGGGAACGACGTGGTACGTCAGGATCGCCTTGAGCTTCTCCTTGTTCTCCGGCTTAAGTAGGGTGGGCAAGGGTGCCCGGCTTCTTCTTTTCTAGCTTCTCGAAGGCCGCATTGGTCGGCGCAAACACCGTGAAAGGACCATCGCCTTTGAGGGCATCGACCAGCCCAGCGGCCTTAACCGCGGCCACGAGAGTAGAAAAGTCCTTGGCTCCGGCGGCTGTATCGACGATGTCCTTCTGAGAGGATGTGCCGGCGAAGGACAAGGAAGCGGTCACGGCGACGATGAATAACGGAATGAACATTTTCAGTTTCATAGCAATCTCCTAGCGACTGGCCACCACGACGCCGTGGCTCGAATCCGGCATGGTCAATCGAATGGCTTGGTAAAGAGCGGCTGCACCGACGAGGATGTAGATAAGGCTCGCGAGGGGGCTGCCCGCTCCAAACAGTGCGGCGACCAGATCGAACTGCGCCGCGCCCACCATTCCCCAGTTGAGCCCGCCCACAATCAGCAGCACAAGGGTAACGACGTTTAGGGTTTTCATGATCTCTCCTGTCCGCCGCCACTCGGCCCGGACACATTCATTGTACGACACTGTCTAGAGTTTGTCAAGTATATGTCGAGAATTTTCAAGATCTTTCCTCCGCAGTTCCTCATCGATATTCGACAGAACTTAGACATGCAGTACTATTAGGTCGTGCAGTTCCCGATTCGTAACGTGTCGCAGATCACGGGATTGAGCTCCCACACGATTCGGGCTTGGGAGCGCCGATACAGCGCCGTGACCCCGGAGCGATCCGGCACGAATCGGCGGCTCTACCGCCAAGGAGAGGTTGAGCGCCTCAAGCTGCTCCACCGTGCGGTTTCAGCGGGCTTCAGTATTGGCAGCGTCGCCAAGCTCTCAGACCAAGCACTCCAAGAGTTGCTTGGCGGCCCTGCAATCGACGACACGTCCGAAGGCAGTCTCCTCGAACAGTGCCGAGGTGCCGTGCGCGACCTCGACGGCAAGGCGCTTGAGTCCGTACTCGTCATGGTATCGACGAAGTCCGGGATGCGAGCGGCGTTGCACGATCTCATCCTGCCCCTGCTGGATTGGATCGACACGGAATGGGCGCGAGGAAAGCTAACGATCAGCCAAGAACACCTTGCATCGGCGGTGATTCGAACCTTCCTGGAGAAAGTGCGGAGCGGCCTTCCAGTATCCACAATCGCCCCGCGAATCGTTGTCACAACGCCGGCAAACCAGATTCACGAGATCGGTGCTCTGTTGGTTGGCATCACTGCATCCATGGCATCGTGGCAGGTCATCTACCTCGGACCAAACCTACCCGCGAGCGAGATTGTCGATGCCTCCCATAGGTCCGGAGCAGCTGCCGTAGCGCTCAGCCTGGTGTTTCCGACCGACGACGAACGCATTGGTGAGGAGTTGCGCACGATCCGCAAGGGCCTCAAACCGTCCGTGATTCTGTTCGTGGGTGGCCGGGCCGCGCCACACTACCAGCGGGAGCTGGCCGAAGTGAACGCGATCCTCGTTCCAAGTCTCGCGGCCCTTGAGGATCGTCTGGCCGGGCTTCGACCCAACTAAGCGGCCCGCAGACCATCGGAGCAGCCGGCTAGCGTGGCTTCGGCTTGACCTGTGGGAACGAGCTGATGCGCAGTCTTGCCGCCCCCATCGGGATCAGCTTCAACTTTTGTCGCGGACGGTCGGTTGCGACCGGGCTCTTTGGCAAGATCGCGCAGAGGCCGTTTTCGTCGATTCCCCAGCTCGGGATTTGCCGTCCTTCGGCTTCCAACTCGATCGGCACGTCTGCCAACGTGAAGGGATAGTTTGACTTTGGCCAGGGCTTTGCAGAGACTTTGAACTTCGTTCCCGAAACCAGGCCAAAGTTCCAGTCGGACTTGGGAAGGATCTCAAAGGTCGGCCAGGGTTGCTGATCGACGCCAGGCTGCCAGGACGAGTCGTGCTGCGCGGTCTTCAGGCCGTCCACTCGGCGATACTCTTCTTCGATCCTCAAGCTGAAGGTCAGCGGCCCGCAATCCACGCTGACCGCATCCTTCATTTGGTCCCAAACGCGCACCCGAGGCTCGAACGGTAGGGAGATTTCCACACGGTCGCCTTTGGACCACTCCCGCTCGATCCGAAGGTACTTGCCGGGCTCGCACCGCTCCGCTTTGCCCGCAACCTTGATGCTCGCTCCCTTTGCCCACAACGGAACGAGGACGTAGAGGGGGAATCTCACGGGACTCGCCGTCCCGACTTCCATCACCACGGCGCCATCGAAAGGATAGTGGGTGGTGGTGGTGATCGTGACTTCCTTGCCGTCGGCCACCTTGGCCGTAACGGTGCCTTCGCAGAAGGTAAGGGCAGCAAGGCCGTTGTCTTGGGTTGCCATCCAAGTGCTCTCGAGGAAGTTGACCCACCCGCTCGTATGGTTGTGCTGGCAGCACCTGCTGCTGAACGGATTCATCAGAAGATACGGCCCCGGGTTGTCGATGCCGGGGTGGTGATTGGCGGCATCGCTGACCACCATGTTTGGCGCGGTCAGATAACGCAGCGCCCGCTGATCGGGCATGAAAGCTGCCGGCATGGAGTTGAAAGCAACATCCTCGGTATTTGCCACCCACAGCGGGTCGCCGGTAATCGCGGTCATCACCTGGTTCGAGAGAATCTGCTCGACGAACGCGCAGGTTTCCGTCGCCTGGTGGGGGTCGTCGTGCCCGGGACGCGCATTCTCGTCCGCTCCGAACATCCCGCCCGGCACCTCGCCATAC contains:
- the ccp gene encoding Cytochrome c551 peroxidase, giving the protein MPDIPYKYADPDVGYPRHIVDPNTPGNVDFADNTPPNNPITNEGATLGRVLFYDKQLSRNRTVSCGSCHQQKHGFSDPNRFSKGLNGALTDRHAPGLSSARYYPNGRFVWDERAPTLEAQVLQPIQNAIEMDLTLPEAIQRIRTTPFYGKLFNDAFGSTDVTAERISRALAQFVRSMVSYRTKWDSAFDANGQAHFQQTLTPKEFLGLRLFQPIQGFPNISRGCNNCHVAASQISTRARNNGLDLNTPGGGRFKSPSLRDIAVRAPYMHDGRFASLMDVVEFYNSGVQNNPNLDPLLRDGQGNVRRLNLTQQEKEALVAFLETLTDTGIATDPKFSDPFVPPLKITPHP
- the carH gene encoding HTH-type transcriptional repressor CarH, yielding MQFPIRNVSQITGLSSHTIRAWERRYSAVTPERSGTNRRLYRQGEVERLKLLHRAVSAGFSIGSVAKLSDQALQELLGGPAIDDTSEGSLLEQCRGAVRDLDGKALESVLVMVSTKSGMRAALHDLILPLLDWIDTEWARGKLTISQEHLASAVIRTFLEKVRSGLPVSTIAPRIVVTTPANQIHEIGALLVGITASMASWQVIYLGPNLPASEIVDASHRSGAAAVALSLVFPTDDERIGEELRTIRKGLKPSVILFVGGRAAPHYQRELAEVNAILVPSLAALEDRLAGLRPN